The genomic window GAGCAGCTGCGCCCTTCGGCGAAGAGTCCATCGCGGCCGTGGGAATAGCCGTGCGAATCTTAACAATTGGCGCACTGCTTATCAGCGGTTTCTGTATGGGTTCTCAAGCTATCCTGGGTTTTGGCTGGGGCGCACGCGATTTTTCTCGTGTACTGAGGGCTGCAAAAGTCTTGCTCTCTATGACTGTCGCTCTTTCGGTGACATATTCCGCCGGCGTTGTGATTTTTGCCCGACCTTTGGTCAGGCTGTTCAGTGATAGCGATAACGTCAGGGAAATTGCCGTTTCTGCCTGCACTGTCTTCCATCTGTTTTTTGGACTGTATGGTATTGAGAGTGTCGTCACGGCGATGCTTCAATCGCTTGGCAGAGCGCGTCTCAGCGTGGTTGTGTGTTTCGCGAGGCATTATCTCTTCATTCCGGCTGCACTGTTGTTCCCTGCCATATCGGGCTTTAGCGGAGTGTTGGCCAGTCAAGCCATTGCTGAGCTGGGCGCCGGAATGATCGCGCTGTTTGTCATGTTCCGCCAGTTCGCTGAGCTCAGACAAGGGGACCGGTACATTTAGCCAGGAATCGAAAGTGCTCTTTGATCTGATAAGAGGATCATCGGAGTCGGCATTTAAGCCTGCATGGCCGGCGAGGGGATGGCTCCAAAATTAGTGTGATGTGCAAGAGCGAGTCGGTATGTATCGGTCTTTATCGCTGCGATCGCGATGAAGCCAAAGCCGAGTGTTGCACGCGCCGGAAGCGACGCTGATGGACATTTTCAGAGCGGTCAAGGCGGAGGCGTGCTTGTTTAAATGCGATCCAGGTCGCGTTAGCCAAGTAGTCCAGCTCGGCGCCGCAGGCGTCGCCCTCGTTGCTACTACCTGACTCGCCGATCGCATCGACGGACATCACCACACACTCATTGGAGTGGACCCATCTCAGCGCCGGACTCCCGACGGGCTTCTGTGCAAGCCACCAGGTATACGCGCCTTGAGACTGCGATGATTGTGCACCTCGGCGCTCAAATGCGCGACTTGTCGCAGCTGTGGCCGGTCTTGTCGGCTATCCGACGTGGCGATGGAAAAAATCGAATACGCAGTGTTCAGGGGGCACGGATTCTGCTCACTGCGACCGTCGTGGGAGCGACGCCAGAACAACGACCGTTCGGGGTACGTTGCGGATGGCTCGCATGTTATCTGTGAGGTGATATGCGAACTGGAGTTCTCGTTTGCGGCGCGGCAGTAGTTTCGCTTGCAACATGCAGTCTCGCTCACTCAGCGGACCTGACCCCGGCGGCGAGGGTCTCGTCGACATGGAGCTGGACTGGAGGATATGTTGGCTTTCACGGCGGTGGTGGTTATGGCCGCACGTCCTTCACTGATCCCTACGGGCCGTCAATCTATGGCGACATCGTCAACACCCCAATATTCCTGGCCGGCGGTCAGATCGGCTACAATTGGCAAAGCAACGGACGGGTTCTTGGCGCCGAGTTGGATGTAAGCCATGCTGTGGCCGACGGCACAAATAGCTGTCTTGCCTTCTCCGGTAATGTTGTGATCGCCACCTGCAAGGCAGGTCCGAACGTCTTTGTCACAGGCACCGCTCGGGTCGGTTACACTTTTGGTGCCCAGGGTCGCACGCTCACCTATGTCAAGGCCGGCGCAGCCTGGCAGAACAATCGCGGGAGCATCGCTAAGAACGACGAATTTCGCGACGACGGGTCTCCTGGATTTCCGCAGCCACTACGCAATTTAACTACTGTCGTTTCGGATGGACTGTCGCGATTCGGTGTGGAGCAAGCCTTGACGGCTGACCGCACCTGGCGACGCCCCCGACCCATGCAGTCCCCGCCGCTCGCCGTCATCCCCGCCAGCGCAAGCGATTTATCGAGCAGTTATCAAGTTGGAAAGATCGGCTTGAATTATCATTTCGGAAGCGGCCCGACTCAGTCGGAATGGTCCCATGGATCGCTGTTCCCCGACAGAGGGGTGGCCGGTCATCGTGCATATCCCGATGATTGGTCGATTGAAGGCGGCTCACGGGTCTGGCTCACCAGGGGACATTCCAATGGGACTACAATCCCCCCCTCCGATGCCTGGCGATAGCGTCATTCCGAGTTCGAGGCTCACCTATCACGGGCTGGACGGCATTTCCGGCGAGCTTTTCGCACGTCTTGATAGTCCCTGGGGAATATTCATGAAGGGCAATGTTGGCATCGGACGCTTCGAGAAGGGAAAGATGAACGACGAGGATACGAGTGTCTACGGCATCGGCTATAGCAACACGTTATCAGACCAGGCGAATGGGCAATTCATGTACTACACGGCCGACGCCGGATATGACTTTCTGCGCGATAAGGCTTACAAATTAGGCGCCTTTTTCGGATGGGGCTACTACGGCCAAAAATCGGATTCCATGGGATGCGCGCAGATCGCCTCGCCGGTGGGGCCATGCGCGGTACCTGTCTCGAAACGGCTCGTCGGCAGTCAAGATCGGAATGCGCCGCGCATCGGCATGAGCGCAGAGGCTATGCTGCTCGAGCGCTGGCGCGTGAGCGCCGACGTTGCTTACCTGCCGTGGACCGACTTTACTGGTCGCGACAACCATCTCCTACGGCCTGCAACAGCTTTCTACGATCAGCGCGGGCGAAGTGGTGCGGGCGTTCAGGTGGAAGGAACATTGTCTTACTTTCTCAGCAAAAACTTGAGCATTGGTGTTGGGGCCCGGTATTGGGCGATATGGACCGGCAGTATCAGCGATGTCTCTTTTAATTACGGCGCACGCACCCCTGCGAAGTACAGCATGGAACGTTCGGGCCCGTTCTTTCAGACCTCCTACAAGTTTTGACTGAATCGGGCAGCAAACCCGGGCAGGCCAAATGTTTTTGTGGGCCGGCCTGTACTGGTCCGGTATCCGCAAGAAAAACACAGGGACGGCAGCGCTATATATGAGCGCTGCCGCGGCTCTCGAATTGCAAATGGAGGCTTTCCTCGAACTTGAGATGATTACGACAGCATTCGTAGTCACTTACGTATGCTTGCACCAAGGCGATAGCCGCAGCGGCATTTCGCGCGACAGCATCCCAGAAAAACTGCGCAGCTCGCTGAACGAGTTGAACGGCACCACGCACCGATGCGCCGGACCCAGCCAACGCGCCCAATGTTTGCTTTTCACGCTACGGATATTCGTCGTGCCGCCATCCGGCTCCATCCGGAGGAGTTCCTTGAAGTCGACCGACTTACCCTTGGCTTCCAGCTTCGCAGCGCGTTTTTTGGTTGCCTCCATTTGCGCATGCTGCGAGGACGGCATACCCAGCGCGCGGTCGCGAGCTCGCGACCGTCGGCGCCGGTCCGGACGATCGGCGCTTTGTAATCCGGAAAGACTCCGGGCATCGGTACGAGATTGCCGACGAAGCGGTTGATCACCCGGATCAGGGCGCTGATCGCCGCCTCGTTGAGGTGATGAGGCACATCTCCACGTTTCTCGATCAGCGTGACGTGATCGCTGCGCAAGCTGTAGCAGGGTCGCCGAAGGGCGGCGGCGCATTTGCTGAAGCGGAGTCGGCTGGCCTGTTCTTGACGAACGTCGTGCGCGGGTGGCGCAGCGCGGCGAGGTCGACGTCGCGCCTGGTCTTGGCGAGCACTCGATCTCAAGCCAAGGATAAGAGAGAGCGATCATGAGGAAGCTACATCCGTGGCTTATGATCTGAAATCCGACCGCCCTTCAGTGTCGTGTCGCTCATAGTGAGGCAAGATAGCCAGCCGGAATTTGCGGCTTGCAGTCTGAGAACGCAGAGCGTTATTCCTGGCCCTGGGCGCTCTGTTTCGATTGTGTGTGCCCAAGTGCCAGGAAGCCAAAATGGCATGCACGCCGTAAGGAAAATCTACGTCTCCGGGTAGAACGAAAGACACGGCATCACGTGGGCGACCCGCATTCGTGCCGAGTGCAAATTTCGAAAATCGAGGGATTAAGTCCGTTGTTAAACTGCATCGGAAGTTGCAGCCTTTGTATTTTGCGTTTCTCCCGCTAGTCCCAGGCATGACAGTAAGTGATCAGCTGATGAAACAAGTCGCGCATTGAACAACTCCAAGTCGCAAAAATATGATTATAAGCCCGTTGAAGTAGTTTGTTGCATCGTATACATCTTTAGGTAGTTTATTTTCGAGACGGTGGGTCCTATCCGCTTCGCGAGTGCATGGCCGCGAACCAGTTCTAATCTTCATCGTGCGCATGAGCCTTGCGGGATGAATGAGGTACGACACAGTCGTTGTTCGAGGATTTTCCAAGCATGAGTTCTGGGACGAGGCGAACGTTACGCGAGCTCAAAAAGAAAGCTGGTTTCGTTTCATGGACTGGACATGGATTGCGCCTATGATCTGCACTGTTGATCAGGCTGTAAATCGATCTGGTGGTCTCATATGCGAGTGTCTTTCGATGAGAACGGCACTAGCCGTGTCGACACGCAGCATGCTCAGACAGTTCGGGTGTGTAGCATCAAGCTTGTTTTGCCGGGTTTGTCGCCAGACGCGACCACCACTGAGCTTGTTTAGACATTCACAGAAAGAGGCGCCGTCATGAGTGGAACAATTGCTGTTGAAAATGTCATTTCGCGAGCAGACATCGTCAAGCACGCGGACCGGCTTGGGGCCGAAATCAAGAACATTGCGCTGTCGGACGATTTGCCTGACGATGTCATCGTAGCGTTCAACCGGCTTCTGCTAGAGCATAAGGTCATCTTCTTCCGTGATCAGGGACATCTCGACGATGCACAGCAGCAGCGTTTTGTGCTTCGGCTCGGCTCGCTGATACCGAATCCCACAATCGCGGACACAATGGGCGGTTTAACGATCCGGCAGGAGCTGTCTGATCGCGCCTGCAGTCATCTCAACCAGATGAACGATGAGCGGGTCCCCACAGCCATTTCGGTGCTGCGGCTCGCAGCGGTCCCGCCTTTTGGCGGCGACATTGCTTGGTCGAGCAGGGCGGCCGCTTATCTTGATCTTCCCGATCCCCTGCGGATGCTCGCAGATAACCTCTGGGCTGTGAGCTTCGTCGCATCTGATCTCACTGCGACAGAGAAGGCCACCGAAGCCAACAAGCGGCATTGGTGCGGCGTATCCACTGGAACGATCTACGAAACCACACATCCGGTTGTTCGTGTTCATCCCGAGACCGGCGAACGCATGCTATCGCTCGGTCGTTCAGTGAACAACTTCGTCGGCCTGCAGCGCTACCCCAGCCAAAGACTGTTTGAACGGCTGCAGTCCTATCTCACCGCCCCGCAGAACACCCTGTGCTGGAACTGGAAATCAGGCGACGTGACAATCTGGGACAATCGCGCGACTGAGCCGCACCCCGTGAACAAAATCGGCAGTCCTCACTGGGTCATGGACCAGCTTGCGATTGACGTCGGCGTACCGAACGTGAACGGGCCAAAATCAAGGGCCGCAAAGGCTGCCTGACACCGTCCACACCTCCCAGATTTCATAAGACGCCTGGGGACCAAAGACTAGGTTGCGGCCCTGCAATGTCGAGCGGAGCCCGGCCTTCGAGCTTATCCCGCCAGGGCCGGCTAACCAGCGTTGGCAATCTGTTTCTTTTTCTTGTCCATAAGACTTTCTGAAAAGGCGCGAGCAGGCGGTGCCATTCTCGTGCGAGAGGGTACAATGCGAGCCGGCTCTTGCCTATCGGTGCCGGGCATTGAAAAGTTGGCGCGGATCGAGCTTGGCGATGGTCGAGGCGCTATTCAACCTAAAGCGGGCTCGCACGCTGATATCACATATGAATGTCAGCCAGGCACCAGGTCCTGATTCCGATGAGGGCTGTTCAAGGGTGTCCTTCGCAATTGGGAGGGCGCTCAACCCGATTTGAGGAGGCGGCGGTCGCTTGTTTGTACAGACTGAAAGGCATGGGCGCGCTTGTCGCACATATTAGGCATGCTGCGCGGTTCGCTGGAGCCTGTCGCGATCAAAGGGATTGTATCCGCAATGACGGACGTAGTTGGCACATTCTTCAGAAGTGAACATGCTCAGGCTGCGTCCGATGAGATCCCAGGTTGCATCGACGGTTCTGGCTGGGGCTTGTCGCAGCAGTTCTTTGACTTTGGCGAATGCCATCTCAATTGAGAGCGGGGCGTAGGGCGGCAGGAAGAGTGGGCGCGCCGGCGCCTGCGATGAGGTACGCGGCCTCTTCGTTCTTCTAGCTCGATACATTGTGGGGATCACCGTCTCGCCCTCGCGCAGCGGGGGGAGGAGGATTTGCTCGACATGGGGTCAGGAAGCACTCGCCGTTGATTCGCCCGTCGAGCACGCAAGATGCAATCACCCCTCGCAGGTGAGGGCCGCAAGGAACATCGTCGTCTTCCAAGGGCCGTTCGGCACATCGCCGATGGCGCGTGCACTGACATCGGCCTAGGCGTCACGACGCGCCATCACGGTTCCCTTGCGAGTCATTCGACCTCAACACGTTCTAGTCGCTGCGACTTAGGTTCCCCTCTCGCCGCTATCCTCCATCTGGTACCAGGGCGCCTTTCTCAACTCTCGAGTCCGATAAGTCGTGAGCGTCACGAGAGGATCACCGCGCCCGGCCTTGACTTGCGCGGAATGCTTTGGATTGCCCGATCGAGGTGATTGACGCTGCCGTTGCGTGATGATGGGGTGATCGCGGGTTGGAGCGGGCAACGGGGACCTCGGAATGACCAGCGAGTCGCAGCTGCGCGAGAAGCTTCGGAAGATCGAGGCGTTGTTCGCGGGTGCGGGAACTGCTGGTGAGCGCCTACGGCGGAAGCTGCGCTGCAGCGGGTGCGTGCCCGGGTCGAGGAGCTGGCTCGCCACGATCCGCCGATCGAGCAGCAATTCTCACTTCCTGACCAGTGGTCGCGGCACCTTTTTCTGGCGCTTTGCCGTCGATATGGACTGCGGCCGTTTCGTTATCACCGGCAGCGACGCAACACCGTGATGATCCGTGCGTCACGAGGCTTCGTCGACAAAGTTCTGCTGCCGGAGTTCACCGAGCTGGAGAGGGCGTTGCAAGTCTATCTGCACGAGATGACGCTGCGCGTGATCCGCGAGGAGATCTATGACGACGCCAGCGATGCGCAGGAAGTTCCAGATGCTCTGCCGTCGAACTGATCAGGCGGCGAGCTTTGCCTGCGAACTGTCGCGCTCGGCCTTCCAATTCCACGGCAACAGCATGTGCAGCTGATTGATCTTTGTACGTCCAGAGACGATGCGCTCGAGAACATCGGTCAGATAATGCCGCGGGTCGAGGTCTTGCAGCTTTGCCGTGTTGATGAGCGACGCGAGAATGGCCCATGTCTCGGCGCCGCCTTCACTGCCGGCGAACAAGTAGTTCTTCCTTCCCAGGCCTATTGGCTTGATGCTGCGCTCGACCGTATTGCTGTCTATTTCAATGCGTCCGTCGTCGATGAAGCGCGTCAGGCCGTCCCAATGGTTGAGGGTGTAGCGGATGGCTTTGCCCAGACCGGACTTCTTCGAGACTTCCAGCAGTCGCGCCTCGAGCCAGGGTTTGAAGTCCTCGATCAGCGACCTGGTGTCGGTTTGCCGCACCGCAGCCCGATCCGCCGCCGGCAGACCGCGGATGCGATCCTCAATGGCGTAGAACATCGCGATCCGTTGCAGCGCTTCCGTGGCAATCGGCGACTTCGTCGCGACGTGAACGTCCCAGAACTTCCGCCGCACATGCGCGAAGCAGAACGCCAGCTGCACCAGAGAGCCGCCGTTCCTGATCAGGCTCTTGTAGGCGGCATAACCGTCGACCTGCAGGATGCCGTCGTAAGCTCCAAACAGCTGCCTGGCGCGGATCGCCTTGCGATCCTCGGCGAACACGTAAACCACCGCCGGCGGCGCCGGGCCGCCCCACGGACGGTCGTCGGTGGCGATCGCCCAGAACTGGCAGACTTTGGTCCTGCCACGGCCGGGATCGAGAACCGGCAGCGGCGTCTCGTCGGCAAACAGCCGCGGGTAGGACATCACTTTGTCGCGCAACAGCGTGTGAAGCGGCTTCAGCCACCAGGCGGCGCGGCTCATCCACGAGGCCAGCGTCTGCCGGTCGAGCGTGATGCCTTGGGCGGCAAACATCTGTTCCTGGCGATACAGCGGCAGCTGGTAGCCGTATTTCATCACGGCGATGTGGGCCAGCAAGGCTTCCGTCACCATTCCACCGTCGATCGCCTGGGCCGGCGCGGGTGCCTGTACCACACCCTGGCGGCATCCCCGGCACCCGTACCGCGGACGCACAATGCGCTTGACCCGGTACTGCATCGGAATGACGTCGAAGGCTTCCTTGACGGTCTCCCCGATCTTGTGCAGCCGCTCGCCGCAGCAGGAGCAGATGTGGCTCTCGATATCGATCACGACATCGATGCGCGGCAAATGCTCCGGGAGGCTCCCCCGGTTGCGTCGCGCCGATCGCTTTCCACGGCCCTCCGCTCCGTCAGGCAGCCTGCCTCCGGTCACGTCGTCGTTGGTGGCGGCACGAGCCGCCTGTGCCGTGATGGTGAAGAGAGACAGCTGTCCGGGATCCAGTGTCTCGGAGCGTGGACCGAAGATCGTGCGCTTGTACTGGGACAGGATCATCAGGAGCTTGTCGTTCTCCTGGACTGCAGCGTCGCGTTGGGCGATCGCCGCATCACGCTCGGCCGAAAGCGTGCTGCATTCCGCCGACAACGCCGCAAGCCGTGACGACAGCGTCATCACGGTTTGTCGCAGCAATGCTGGATCGGAAGGCAAATCACTCATGCAGAGTGATTCTACAACAGCTCCGCATGAGTGACGAACTACTATCGATACGGATCAACCAGCTCGTGATGGCTGATCCACAACACGCATCGGCACACGCTTCCAGTCTGAGCCATCGAGCAGCACCGAGAGCTGAGTATGAGATAGCGGCATGACGCCTTCCTTGATCGGCGGCCAAGTAAACTGTCCTTCGATTCTCTTGTAGTAAAGGACGAGGCCGCTTCCGTCCCAGGTCAGGATCTTCACGCGATCCCGGCGCTTGGAGCGGAAGACATAAAGTCCGCCGTCGAACGGATCGGCTCCAAACGCCTCGCTCACCAGCATCGCCAGCGAGTCCATGCCGCGACGGAAATCGACCGGCTGCGTCGCAATCCAGATCGACAACCCGGGTCGCAGCCCGATCATCGGCCAACCGTCCCGACTGCGGCCAGCACCTCGCACAGCGCCCGCCGGTCGACCGTCCCCCTGACGCGGATGCGAACCGCGCCGACCTCGATCTCGATCGCCGCCTGCTCCTCGCACGACGGCAATGTGCCCCTGCAGCCGGTGATCGCGACCGGCACAAAGCCAGCTGGTACGTCTCCGGCCAAGCGATCCGCGACCTTCGCCCGTGTCGTTTGACGACGCCACAGAAACAACAGGCTTGGGCTGATGTCATGTCGCCGCGCCACCGCGGATACGCTTGCACCAGGCGCAAAACTCTCCGCGACAATCGCCCCCTTCGCATCGGTCGACCAGCGCCGGCGCCGGCCGATCCCGGTGATGATCTCGACACGTTGCAGCGTATCGGCGCCGTCTTCGAGGATAGGCGTATGCCTATCCTTATCGCCATCCCTACGACTATCCTTTGACATGGTGACCTCGTGACCAACATTCCACGAGATCTTCCTAACCGACCAGATCAGCCCTCAGCACGTGGTCCCTGGATGACGCTGACGATAAGTCCTCACCACACTAGGTAGGTATCGATCCACTGTTGATGCTGTATTTAGACGAGGAAGATCGCATTGAATCAAACGCGCTGATACGGCAAGACGAGGTGCGCAATGGAAACAGCAGCTAATCCGCTGAATTGCAGAGCACGCGTGTTGAAGTTCATTGAAGAAACCCGCGTCGTTAGCGAGAGTGAACTGCAAGTCAACAACATCACACCTTATCATGTCACAAAGTCTTATCGCGAACAGATCATCAAAAGCGGTTACTACGATCAGCTGAAGTACATTGTCGAGCCCTCAGTCAAGGAGTTCGAAAGCCCAGGCACCTTAGATACGAGCGGCGAGCACGACAACACGGTCGTGCCGGGGCTCCAGCACAAGTACGCTCAGACCGGTTTATTGCTGGTGACGGAACGCTGCGGCTCATATTGCCGTTACTGTTTTCGCAAGCGCATTGTGGGCAAGGTTTCGGATGAAATCGCACCGGACTTCCATCAGGCCGCGCAATATATTGCGCGCCATTCTGAGATGACGAACGTACTCCTTTCCGGAGGCGACCCGTTCGTGCTCAGGACCGCAAATCTGAGCAAGATCGTTGACCACCTGCTGCCAATAAATCATTTGAATTCGATCAGATTTGGCACAAAAATGCTGGCCTATGAGCCAAGGCGGTTTGAAGATTCCGCTCTACCAACGCTATTCCAGCGTATCCACAAGGCGGGTAAAACCCCAATCATCGTCACGCATTTCGATCACGTAGGTGAGATCTCATCCGACGCGGAGCACAAAGTTCGCAGTTTGCGAGCACAGGGCGTGCAGTTCCTTAATCAGTCCGTGCTTCTCGCCAAAGTCAACGATGATCCCGAAATATTGGCCGCGACCTTCGCCAAATGCCACGAAATCGGAGTGCGACCTTACTACTTATTTCAAGCAAGGCCGGTGAAGGGTGCATCGCACTTCCAAGTCGCACTTCGGCGCGGACTAGAAATTGTACGCGGCATCAACCAACGTCTGAGCGGGATCGAGAAGACATTTAAATACATCATGTCCCATTACACAGGAAAAATAGAGATATTGGACTTAGGACAGGATGGCCGCGTGTATATGCGATACCACCAGAATAAAGTTCCCGAAAAGATCGGTAAGATCTTTTCCCGACCGCACGTCGCGACAGCCTGTTGGCTTGATGATCTGCCCGCACAATGATCTACCCCAGCTTCCCAGCCCACGAACTCGGAGGGCGTACGGTGCCCTGCCGCCCCACGAAGCGCATTCAAGTTGAACCGCTGGAAGCGCACCCTGACGGTAGTAAGGTTCGGATGGCGCTCGATTGTCCGCTGCACTGAACCTAAGGACCTGTGGAGCTCCCTATTCCTGCACTGACAGGGAGGTAAGCTCTATGCCCTTGGAGCGGGCATGGGCTCAGCCATTTCGAGAAAACCTGCCTCAAGCGGCCCTCAATAGGTTTACGCGAGCGGCGTAAGGGTTCATTTCAAAGATACTGGTCTTATAACGGGCCGCTCTGCGGGGCTTTAAGCGGCACCGTGCTGGCGCGACATCCGCTCGAGCAGGAGATCGGAACCGGCGGCCGCAGATTCGAAGGGAGTACGTAGTGAACCTCCTCCGAATGAGTGGACACCTGTAGTAGGCTCATTGAGCCCGGAGGTGTCGAATGGAACGTCAACGTCGGTCATTTACCGAAGAGTACAAGCGCCAGGCCGTTGAGCTGGTGGTGTCGAGCGGTCGCTCGATCACGTCGGTAGGCAAGGAACTCGGGCTGCGCGACTCGGTGCTGCGGCGCTGGGTGGATAAGGCCGGGCAGCAGCCGGCATCGGCGGCGTGGCGCCCCACCACGCAGGCGACGCCGATGTCGGCGGACCAGGCTTCGGAGATCGCCCGGTTGCGCCAGGAGAACGAACGGCTGCGCATGGAGCGCGACATTTTAAAAAACGGTCCAGCACCGTGGCGCGCCTGTGCGGCGTAGAAACAGCCTTGTGCTATCCTCGGCGCTGGGAGGGTAGCGGCCGCTCGATTATTGGAGGCACAATCCCCGTTAAAAAACATGGTCCATGGGTGCATGCGAACTTGAGAGTGGTGACGTCGCCTGGCGACGATCCCGATTAGGAAGATGACGATTGGCATAGCCCAGACCCTCCTGCTCATCATTGAACGGAGGATTGCCATGCTCAAGAGGACGGCCGGCGACCGCCCGGAACTGAAGCTGGTCAATGTCGGGGCCGCCGCCATCGACATTGGATCAAAGATGCACATGGCCGCGGTGGACCCCGCTTGCACCGACGTGCCGGTGCGCTCTTTCGGCACATTCACGCGAGACCTGCATGAGCTGGCGGACTGGTTCAGAGCGTGCGGCGTGACGAGTGTCGCGATGGAATCCACTGGGTCTATTGGATCCCGGTTTACGAGATCCTGGAGCAGCGCGGGTTTGAGGTGATCTTGGTCAATGCGCGGTACGCCAAGAACGTGCCCGGGCGCAAGACCGATGTCAGCGATGCCGCGTGGTTGCGCCAGCTTCATTCCTATGGCCTGTTACGCGGCAGCTTCCGACCTGATGCCGAGATTGCAACCCTGCGCGCGTATCTGCGCCAACGGGAGCGGCTGGTGGAATATGCCGCCGTCTTATCCAGCATATGCAGAAGGCCCTGATGGAGATGAATCTGCAGCTCCATCATGTGGTCTCGGATATCACCGGCGCGACCGGCATGCGGATTATCCGAGCCATTGTTGCAGGCGAGCGGAATCCTGACGTCTTGGCAACCTATCGGGACGTGCGATGCCATTCATCCATCGCGACGATCCGTGCGGCACTGGTGGGCAACGACCGGCACGAACATGTCTTCGCGCTGACCCAGTCGCTGGAACTCTACGACGTCTACCAGGCCAAGATGCTGGACTGCGACCGCAAGCTCGAGGTCCTGATCGCAGCACTGAACAATAAAGGCGCAAAGCCGGTCGGAAAGCTATCCAAGCCACGCATCAAGACCAAACAGGTCAACGCGCCCACCTTCGATGTCAGGACCGCGCTGTACGGCGTGCTCGGCGTCGATCTGACTGAGATCCACGGGTTGGGTCCATCACTGGCATTGAAGCTTATCGGGGAGTGTGGCACCGATCTGAGGGCTTGGCCGAGCGCCAAGCACTTCACCTCCTGGCTGTGCCTTGCGCCAGGCAACAAAATCTCTGGTGGCAAGGTGCTTTCTTCACGTACCCGAAGGTCTTCGAGTCGGGCAGCCGCACTGTTGCGGTTGGCAGCCACAACCGTTGGCAGAAGCGATACAGCGCTCGGCGCATTCTATGGTCGGCTAGCCTCCCGAGCGGGCAAGTCGAAAGCCGTGACGGCGACCGCCCGCAAGATTGCGGTTTTGTTCTACAACACACTCCGGCATGGCATGAGCTACAAAGATCCGGGTGCCGCCCATTATGAGCAACAATATCGCAGCCGCGTCCTCGCCAACCTACAACGCAGAGCCAAATCGCTGGGCTTCGTCTTACAGGCCATTCCGGAGGACGCCAATCCGGCTGTTTCTTAGGAAGTCGATCGCGATCTTTGCCGGAACCCGGACATGAGCTTCCGCTTCATCGA from Bradyrhizobium zhanjiangense includes these protein-coding regions:
- the tnpC gene encoding IS66 family transposase, whose protein sequence is MTLSSRLAALSAECSTLSAERDAAIAQRDAAVQENDKLLMILSQYKRTIFGPRSETLDPGQLSLFTITAQAARAATNDDVTGGRLPDGAEGRGKRSARRNRGSLPEHLPRIDVVIDIESHICSCCGERLHKIGETVKEAFDVIPMQYRVKRIVRPRYGCRGCRQGVVQAPAPAQAIDGGMVTEALLAHIAVMKYGYQLPLYRQEQMFAAQGITLDRQTLASWMSRAAWWLKPLHTLLRDKVMSYPRLFADETPLPVLDPGRGRTKVCQFWAIATDDRPWGGPAPPAVVYVFAEDRKAIRARQLFGAYDGILQVDGYAAYKSLIRNGGSLVQLAFCFAHVRRKFWDVHVATKSPIATEALQRIAMFYAIEDRIRGLPAADRAAVRQTDTRSLIEDFKPWLEARLLEVSKKSGLGKAIRYTLNHWDGLTRFIDDGRIEIDSNTVERSIKPIGLGRKNYLFAGSEGGAETWAILASLINTAKLQDLDPRHYLTDVLERIVSGRTKINQLHMLLPWNWKAERDSSQAKLAA
- a CDS encoding outer membrane protein encodes the protein MRTGVLVCGAAVVSLATCSLAHSADLTPAARVSSTWSWTGGYVGFHGGGGYGRTSFTDPYGPSIYGDIVNTPIFLAGGQIGYNWQSNGRVLGAELDVSHAVADGTNSCLAFSGNVVIATCKAGPNVFVTGTARVGYTFGAQGRTLTYVKAGAAWQNNRGSIAKNDEFRDDGSPGFPQPLRNLTTVVSDGLSRFGVEQALTADRTWRRPRPMQSPPLAVIPASASDLSSSYQVGKIGLNYHFGSGPTQSEWSHGSLFPDRGVAGHRAYPDDWSIEGGSRVWLTRGHSNGTTIPPSDAWR
- the tnpA gene encoding IS66-like element accessory protein TnpA, encoding MSKDSRRDGDKDRHTPILEDGADTLQRVEIITGIGRRRRWSTDAKGAIVAESFAPGASVSAVARRHDISPSLLFLWRRQTTRAKVADRLAGDVPAGFVPVAITGCRGTLPSCEEQAAIEIEVGAVRIRVRGTVDRRALCEVLAAVGTVGR
- a CDS encoding TauD/TfdA dioxygenase family protein, with protein sequence MSGTIAVENVISRADIVKHADRLGAEIKNIALSDDLPDDVIVAFNRLLLEHKVIFFRDQGHLDDAQQQRFVLRLGSLIPNPTIADTMGGLTIRQELSDRACSHLNQMNDERVPTAISVLRLAAVPPFGGDIAWSSRAAAYLDLPDPLRMLADNLWAVSFVASDLTATEKATEANKRHWCGVSTGTIYETTHPVVRVHPETGERMLSLGRSVNNFVGLQRYPSQRLFERLQSYLTAPQNTLCWNWKSGDVTIWDNRATEPHPVNKIGSPHWVMDQLAIDVGVPNVNGPKSRAAKAA
- a CDS encoding transposase, with protein sequence MERQRRSFTEEYKRQAVELVVSSGRSITSVGKELGLRDSVLRRWVDKAGQQPASAAWRPTTQATPMSADQASEIARLRQENERLRMERDILKNGPAPWRACAA
- a CDS encoding KamA family radical SAM protein, yielding METAANPLNCRARVLKFIEETRVVSESELQVNNITPYHVTKSYREQIIKSGYYDQLKYIVEPSVKEFESPGTLDTSGEHDNTVVPGLQHKYAQTGLLLVTERCGSYCRYCFRKRIVGKVSDEIAPDFHQAAQYIARHSEMTNVLLSGGDPFVLRTANLSKIVDHLLPINHLNSIRFGTKMLAYEPRRFEDSALPTLFQRIHKAGKTPIIVTHFDHVGEISSDAEHKVRSLRAQGVQFLNQSVLLAKVNDDPEILAATFAKCHEIGVRPYYLFQARPVKGASHFQVALRRGLEIVRGINQRLSGIEKTFKYIMSHYTGKIEILDLGQDGRVYMRYHQNKVPEKIGKIFSRPHVATACWLDDLPAQ
- the tnpB gene encoding IS66 family insertion sequence element accessory protein TnpB (TnpB, as the term is used for proteins encoded by IS66 family insertion elements, is considered an accessory protein, since TnpC, encoded by a neighboring gene, is a DDE family transposase.), with amino-acid sequence MIGLRPGLSIWIATQPVDFRRGMDSLAMLVSEAFGADPFDGGLYVFRSKRRDRVKILTWDGSGLVLYYKRIEGQFTWPPIKEGVMPLSHTQLSVLLDGSDWKRVPMRVVDQPSRAG